Sequence from the Candidatus Accumulibacter similis genome:
TCTCGCCCTCGCGCGTCAGCAGCTCGACCGATCCCATTTCGCGCATGTACATGCGCACCGGGTCCGTCGTCCGGCCAAACTCGGAGTCGACGGTTGACAGCGCCTGTTCGGCCTGCTCCTCGACATCGGCGTCGTCGGCAGCTGCCGCAGGGGTGGCATCGGACATCAGCAGCGTCTCGGCATCGGGCGCCTCGTCATAGACCTGGATGCCCATGTCGTTGAACGTGCTGATGATGCTCTCGATCTGCTCGGCATCAACCACGTCATCCGGAAGATGGTCGTTGATCTCCGCGTAGGTCAGAAAGCCGCGCTCCTTGCCGAGCTTGATCAGCGTCTTGAGACGCGTCCTCCTGGTCTCGTCGTCCACCGGCGCCGGCTGCGTTCCCGCCTGCGCCAGGAGATCTGCCGTCGCCTTGGCCTTAGCCGCCTTCGTCGTTACCGCCTTTTCCCTAACCATGACCAATTCCCGAATAGCGTAGACTGGAAAAACTCTACAGTTTATCACACACTAGCCGTCAGCGTTGCCGCGGACGCCGATGGCTTCCAGGTATCGTTGCTTTTCCTCGGCCGACAACCCGCCAACCCCGAGCCTGTGCACCTTCTCCTGCAGCAGCTGGAACGTGCGCCGGTGATCACCTTCGCGGAGTTTGCTGACGGCTCCGGCGAACTCGGCGTCAACCTCGTCTTCGGCAAAGGGCTGGTGCATTAGTTCAGCGGCAGCGGCGCGAAGAACTTCCTCGCATTCGCTGCCCTGCAGCCGCTCGAGCAATGCCGAGTACGGCAGATCGCCACCCGGAGTCGACCTGATGCTTTCGCACAGCATGCGCACGGCATTGGCCTCGGCCGAGCTGTCCGGCAGGAGCTCGACCGGCAGCCCTGACGCCAGTTTGGGCTTCTGCAGCAGCAGGCGCAGCAGTGGCCGCAGCAGCGATGGCGCCTGCCGCCGTACGCGTCCGGGAGCCGCCTGCACCGCCGGCCGCAGGTCACACAGATGCTCAACCTCCGCCTGCGAAAACCCGCTCAGTTCCGCCAGGCGCTTGACCAGTTGCAAGCGCAGCATGCTGGATTGCAGGCGAGCGAGGAGCGGCTTCGCCTCGGCGATCAACTGGACCCGACCTTCCGCGCTGGCAAGATCGCAGCGCCCAGCGAGTTCACGCAGGAAGAACTCCGACAGCGGGGTGGCCTGGGTCGTCAGGGCACGAAACGCGTCGGCGCCTCGCTGTCGGACCAGGCTGTCTGGATCCTCTCCTTCCGGCAGGAAGACAAAGGCGATGCTCTTCGGTTCGGCAAGCACCTCCAGGCTGCCCTCGAGTGCGCGCCAGGCGGCCTTTCGCCCGGCGGCATCGCCGTCGAAGCAGAAAACGATACGATCGGCCTGGCGCAGCAGCTTCTGCACTTGCGTCACCGTGGTTGCCGTACCGAGGGTCGCGACCGAGTTCTCGACGCCGTGCTGCGCAAGCGCCACGACGTCGAGGTAGCCTTCGACGACGATCACCGTCCCCGCCTGGCGGATCGCAACGCGCGCCTGCGGCAGCCCAAAGACCTCACGGCCCTTTTCGAACAGCGGCGTTTCTGGCGAATTCAGGTATTTGGGCTCTCCCTGACCCAGTACCCGACCGCCGAACGCAATCACCTCGCCCTTCTGGTTGCAGATCGGAAACATCACGCGATCGCGGAAGCGGTCGTACAGACGCCCGCGCTCATCCTTGATCACGAGGCCGGCCATCTGCAACTCGGGGTTGGCATGGTCCTGGAAGACCCTGGCGAGATTCTGGCCCCCTTCCGCCGCATAGCCAATGCCGAATCGACGCGCGATCTCACCGCTGACACCGCGCTCCTTGAGATACCTGATTGCACGCTCGGAGCCCTTGAGCTGCTCGTAGTAGAACTTCGCGGCACGCGTCATGAGCTCGCTCAGCACCTGCAAATGCGGGCCGCCCCCGCTGGCCGCTGCACGCCCTTCGGGAACTTCCATGGCAGCGCGACCGGCAAGCTCGCGCACCGCATCGACAAAGCCGAGGCCGGCGTACTCGATCAGGAAGCCGATGGCGTTGCCGTGAGCGCCGCAACCGAAGCAATGGTAGAACTGCTTGCTCGGGCTGACTGTAAACGAGGGGGACTTCTCGTTGTGGAAGGGGCAGCATGCGACGTAGTTGGCACCTGCCTTCTTGAGCGGCACATGCTCGTCGATCAGGTCAACGAGGTCGACCCGATAGAGCAGTTCCTGAATGAACGACTCAGGAATCAACTGGCCTTCCCCATGCTTCGTCAGCCACCGCAAACCCGGAGAAGTGCCCGCCCGTTCCGGCCATCGCCGGCAATGCGGCGCGTTGCCGGCGACGCGTCTGCGAGCCGCGGCCCCCCGTGCACGACCGCCCAGCCCGCATGTCCAGCGGCCGCATAGGCATTGCGCCCCCCTGATCGCGCGCGCAGGGTGCCAGCACGACGAGACGAAGCCGACCGCGGTTGGCTGTCAAGCAAGCGTGCGCGCATTTCCGGGGCAACTCACCGCGCGGCATGGCCCACCGACAGGCAACGCGCGCCGGCAATCCCAAGGACATCCATACTGCCGCGCCTCCAGCGAATCCTTCAGGCCTGGTGGCGAGCGTGGGCAGCACGTCGAAACGGGCCCGCGCATCGATCGCGCCAGCAACGAAAACAGCCGCCCGTCGCAAGAAGGGCGGCGTTCGGTGCAGGAAAACTCGGGTCAGTAAAGCTTGGGCGGCAGGGTCTGGCTGCGCATCCGCTTGTGGTGACGTTTGACCGCCGCCGCAAGCTTCCGCTTGCGCTCCGCCGTGGGCTTTTCGTAGAACTCGCGAGCCCTCAGTTCGGTCAGGAGACCGGTTTTCTCAACGGTACGCTTGAAACGACGGATCGCAACTTCGAACGGCTCATTTTCCTTGACGCGAATGGCTGGCATCGACTCTTCCCAAGTTCAAAAAAATCCTAGACCTCAAACTAGTCGACCATTATAAGCATACTCGTCTCCAACTTCCAAGCAGAGACTCGGCCCCGCAGCCGGCCAAGGCGTTTCGGCGGGTCCGGCAGCGGTGCCCGGGGCGGGTCCGGAGGACGATGAGCTGGCGCTTGGGCCAACGAGAAGCAAGCGCGCACGTCATGGAACAGGTCGGCGCTCTCGTGAGCGATGCTCCGGATCCCGGCCCCCGCACGCGGTAAGCAGCCGACGCTGGATCATTGTGCCGGTTGCCGCTGAACGAACCCCCGCATCCGCCGGAAACATGGCCAGGTTCATTCGCCAACTGCGAATCTGCCGGCGTCAACCGCCACCATAGCAAGCCTCACATCTGGCAAGCGCAGCGTCCCACATTCGGCCCCGGCGAGTACGGCGGTCGCCAACCGCACCTTCCCCCGCGCCGGGAAGCCCGGGCACGCGCCTGGCGGAGCGGCAGCCCGGCCAGCTGCAGCCACGGTTGTTGCGCACGGCCGCTGGCGTCACCGGCGTCACGGTCTGCCTACCCCGTCGTCCCCGCCGTTCCGCCTCATGCTCACCGCTTCGCGAGCAGTTCCTGCAACGCCTGAATCAGCGAGGCGCACTGCGTGTCGCTACCGATCGTGATGCGCAGGTACTGTTCGATCCGCGGCAGCAGGAAGTGGCGAACGATGATGCCA
This genomic interval carries:
- a CDS encoding DNA primase yields the protein MIPESFIQELLYRVDLVDLIDEHVPLKKAGANYVACCPFHNEKSPSFTVSPSKQFYHCFGCGAHGNAIGFLIEYAGLGFVDAVRELAGRAAMEVPEGRAAASGGGPHLQVLSELMTRAAKFYYEQLKGSERAIRYLKERGVSGEIARRFGIGYAAEGGQNLARVFQDHANPELQMAGLVIKDERGRLYDRFRDRVMFPICNQKGEVIAFGGRVLGQGEPKYLNSPETPLFEKGREVFGLPQARVAIRQAGTVIVVEGYLDVVALAQHGVENSVATLGTATTVTQVQKLLRQADRIVFCFDGDAAGRKAAWRALEGSLEVLAEPKSIAFVFLPEGEDPDSLVRQRGADAFRALTTQATPLSEFFLRELAGRCDLASAEGRVQLIAEAKPLLARLQSSMLRLQLVKRLAELSGFSQAEVEHLCDLRPAVQAAPGRVRRQAPSLLRPLLRLLLQKPKLASGLPVELLPDSSAEANAVRMLCESIRSTPGGDLPYSALLERLQGSECEEVLRAAAAELMHQPFAEDEVDAEFAGAVSKLREGDHRRTFQLLQEKVHRLGVGGLSAEEKQRYLEAIGVRGNADG
- a CDS encoding 30S ribosomal protein S21: MPAIRVKENEPFEVAIRRFKRTVEKTGLLTELRAREFYEKPTAERKRKLAAAVKRHHKRMRSQTLPPKLY